GCAGCGTAAAGCAATTTACGCTAAAATATCTAAAAAACTAAATGAAGAATTACCATATGTATTTCTTTATACAAACAATTTAGTTAAGGGCATGAATAATAAAGTTAAAAATGTAGTTTGGTCACCACTTGAGCCAATTAAGATTAATAAGTGGTATATAGATCCAGCATTCCATTAAAAATTGGGGGTCAGGTTAGAAAATTAATCTGACCCCTAGAGATTAACTTAAAGAAGTGGTCCTAGGTCAAGAAAAAAGACAAAGTGAGGTGAAAGTGTATGGGTAAGTATATAGTTCGTCGTATTTTTCAAATGATAATTGTTTTAATTGGGATTTCATTAATCTCCTTTTCTATAATGCAACTAGCACCAGGAGACCCTATTGATTTATTAGCCGATAGAAATTCAACACCAGCAGAAAAAGCCCATATTCGATCACTCTATGGCTTAGATAAACCCCTACTAGTTCAATATTATAATTGGATTAGCCAGGTGTTAAGAGGAAATTTTGGCACATCATTTATAACTGGACAGCCTGTTTTAAAAATGATTATGGATCGTCTTCCTGCAACCCTATGGTTAAATTTTTGGGCTATGATCTTAATTTATTTATTAGCAATACCTATAGGTATGTTATCTGCTTTAAAGCAATACTCGTGGTTTGATCAAATTGTGACAACAATTGCTTTTTTAGGAAAAGCACTACCTCAATTTTGGTTTGCCTTAATGCTTATTTACTTGGTAGGTATGAGATTTGACTTTATTGAAATTTCCAGAATGTCTACCTACGGAGTTACTATTGCTAAATCTGGTTTTTTAGCAGTAGTGGTGGATAGATTAAAGTATATGATTTTGCCTTTAACTGTTTTAACCTTTAGTGGTATGGCTGGTATTGCCCGTTATATGAGAGCGAGCATGTTAGATGTTAAACATCAAGACTATATTAGAACAGCTAGGGCTAAGGGCTTATCAGAAAAGCAGGTTGTAACAAAACATGCCTTTAAAAACTCGCTATTACCTATTGTTACTCTAATTGGCTTTGAACTGCCCATTATGTTTAGCGGATCTGTTGTTATCGAAACTATTTTTTCATGGCCGGGTATAGGTTTATTGGCTGTTAACTCCATATTTCAGCGCGATTATATGGTGGTTATGGCTTTTAATATGTTAGGGGCTGTAATGACAGTATTAGGTATGTTTTTAGCAGATTTACTTTATGTTGTTGTAGATCCAAGAATTAAGCTAAAGTAGAGGTGAGCATGGTGTTTAAAATAACAAAAAAAGCAAAAATTAATAATAATACAAGCTATGCTCAAATGGTGTGGAAGCGCTTTAAGCGCCATAAACTAGCTTTAGTTAGTTTGATTTTTTTAGCCACTATTATTGTTTTAGCTATCTTAGCTCCTATTATAACTAGTTATAGTTATGAAGAGACAGATGTTGAACATAGTATGCAGCCTCCCAGTAAACTTCATTGGTTAGGAACAGATAGAATCGGTAGAGATATCTTTAGTAGAATGGTTTGGGGTAGCAGAATAAGCCTTAGTGTTGGTTTAGTTGCTGCTGCTGTTTCTGTTTTTGTAGGAACTTTAATAGGGGCAATAGCTGGCTACTTTGGTGGTATAGTAGATGATATTTTAATGAGATTTACTGAAATGGTAATGTCTTTTCCAGTTATATTTTTGTTATTAACTATTATTTCTATTGTTGAACGTAGTGTATTTAACGTAATGTTAGTAATTGGCTTAACATCATGGCCAGGGTTAGCCCGTTTAATTAGAGGTCAGTTTTTGTCTCTACGTGAAACTGGCTATGTAGAGGCTGCAAAGGCCTTAGGGGCAGGACATAAACGAATTATTTGTAAACACATGTTATTAAACTGTATGGCTCCTATTATTGTAAATGCAACCCTTAGGGTAGGTAGTGCTATTTTAGCAGAGAGTAGTTTAAGTTTTTTGGGCTTAGGAATAACTGATCCGCCTAGTTGGGGTACTATATTAAAC
This Clostridium sp. 'deep sea' DNA region includes the following protein-coding sequences:
- a CDS encoding ABC transporter permease — encoded protein: MGKYIVRRIFQMIIVLIGISLISFSIMQLAPGDPIDLLADRNSTPAEKAHIRSLYGLDKPLLVQYYNWISQVLRGNFGTSFITGQPVLKMIMDRLPATLWLNFWAMILIYLLAIPIGMLSALKQYSWFDQIVTTIAFLGKALPQFWFALMLIYLVGMRFDFIEISRMSTYGVTIAKSGFLAVVVDRLKYMILPLTVLTFSGMAGIARYMRASMLDVKHQDYIRTARAKGLSEKQVVTKHAFKNSLLPIVTLIGFELPIMFSGSVVIETIFSWPGIGLLAVNSIFQRDYMVVMAFNMLGAVMTVLGMFLADLLYVVVDPRIKLK
- the opp4C gene encoding oligopeptide ABC transporter permease, which produces MVFKITKKAKINNNTSYAQMVWKRFKRHKLALVSLIFLATIIVLAILAPIITSYSYEETDVEHSMQPPSKLHWLGTDRIGRDIFSRMVWGSRISLSVGLVAAAVSVFVGTLIGAIAGYFGGIVDDILMRFTEMVMSFPVIFLLLTIISIVERSVFNVMLVIGLTSWPGLARLIRGQFLSLRETGYVEAAKALGAGHKRIICKHMLLNCMAPIIVNATLRVGSAILAESSLSFLGLGITDPPSWGTILNSGRHYMRNAAWITIFPGIMIFLTVLAFNYVGDGLRDALDPHLKR